In Flavobacterium luteolum, the DNA window GCGATCTACAACAGTTTTGTAGTGTTTGACGAAGTTGAATTGGAAACTTTATTAAAAGCCTACGAAAAAGATCCTGCCTATCAAACACAAAATGTCATGACCAACAATAGGGTTCTGATTAATAATCTGAACATTTTTGCGAATGATATTGTTCTTGGGAAATATATTTCTAAGTAAGGTTCTGAGGTTCTGAGGTTCTGAGGTTCTTAACCTTTGTCAAAGTTTTAAACTTTGACAAAGGCTGTAACTTCAAACCTCAAACATGAAACCTCAAACAAAAAATCTACTTCTTAGGTTTTAAAATCAGTTTGGTTGATGTTTTTATGATTTCGTCTTTGTTTAATTTCATTTTTCTGAACTTTCCTGCGTTGTACATTTCGGCTTGATCGTCGTAATGTTTGCTAAACGGATTTCCAGATTGGCCAGTTGGCAAAATACTCCAGCTGTTTTCTACATCTGAAAAATCGACAATTCTTCTTGTTGAAGGTCCGCCTTTGGTATAATATTTACCTTCATCGTTAAATCCGAAGAATAAATTATTGATGACTTCATTTGAACCTGGAGAATTAAATGGCCCAACATTAAACAATCCGCGAAGCGCTTTGACTTTTCCTAATGGATGTTCGTGTTCTACGGTATGCACTTTTCCCCAATTCCATTCTGAAATATTTTCACCTAGCTGATTCTGCAGAGCAACAACAGCATCATGAAAAGATTTTGAAACAACGTCTGTTCTGGTTTCTTTTATATTTTTTGTTTTGATGTTATCCCACCAAACCGAATTTTCATTTTTTATCTGATTGGCGATTACTTGTTTTCCAAGAGAAATTCCCAAAAATAAATTGAAATTATCTTTTCCCATTTCGTCTTCAAATGTATTTTTCAAATACAAATAAATCCATTTATTGTAAATCGTTGTCGCGACATCTTCAATATTTGTGGTTCCTTTCCAAGATTTTAAAGCATTTATAACTTCCTTTTCTTTGTTAGAAAGCGGTTTATTATCTAAACTTGCAATTAAGTTTTTAGTCGTTTCAACAGCAACATCAGAAGTATTATCATAAATCATTTTACTAATGCCTTCTTTGTCCCAATCTGATTTTGCATTTAAAATTCCAGAAATTCTTTTAGCGCGATCTTCAGGCAAATAATATCCTGGATATAAATAACCGTTATCTATAGCTTCCGGCTGATTATTTGCCGAATAAACATATCCCCATTCTGGATTTTCTGCTGATGGGTTTTCTTCAAAATCTAAAAACTTCGTAATATCATCTTTTCCACTTGAACCGTCCAAAATCAAATGCGTATTAACACCTTCATTATGTCGGTACAATTTCCCGCTCGCCCACCAAGCAACATTTCCTTTAGCATCGCCATACATAACATTTAATCCTGGCGCTGCAATTAAAGAAACTGCCTTTTTAAACTCGGTTGTGTTTTTAGCATGTGAAAGTCCGTAGGCCGCGTCTAAAATCTGAATTGGCTCTCTCGTGTACGTCCAAGACATAGCAATAGGATTCTTCTTTCCTAAAAGATCTATAAAATCATTCATAACTGGTCCGTGACGAGTAATCTTTACCTCCAAAACAACATCTGATGAATCTTTTACTTTAATCGTTTTTCTTCTGATTTTGTATTTACTGAAACCTGTTGGTGTTTGATACTGAGAAGCATCATCTGCTTTATTTTTTTCTTGGTAAAAATCGATATCATCATTTTCAAACATCGTTAAACCATAAGCATAATCCCTGTTGTGTGCCAAAAGCGGAAACGGAGTTCCAGCCAAATAACATCCGTACAATTCATGCTTTGGTGTTACAATATGCGCTTCATACCAAGTTGCAGGCTGCGAAAATCCAATATGCGGATCATTAGCAAAAATAACTTTTCCTGTTTTTGATTTATGTGGCCCAACAACCCAGCTATTGCTTCCAACAAATGGAGGAATTGGAGATTGATCCAACATAGCAGTTATAGATTTTGAAATCTCGGTATACTCTTCTGTTTTCTCTTTAGAAATTCTAATTTTTGTATTATTAAATTCGCCTTCAATACCTAAATCTTTAAGATAAGTGGCACCGTATTTATTTTTAATATCGGTCAATAACGGATCTGTTTTCTGCGCCATGGCAAAACTAAAAGACATATATCCAAAAATATTATAAACGTCTTTTATGGTAAATTTTTGTTTTTTTACACCAACCAGTGTAAATTCTATCGGCGTCACCCCTTCTTCTAAATATTGATTAATTCCATCCAAATAGGCATGTGTCAGTTTATAACTTTCG includes these proteins:
- a CDS encoding penicillin acylase family protein, with product MRIIKKILLTLLVLIVILAIGLCAYIFHLKPKYEGSIQLNNLEKETTVYFDDFGVPHIYADSEKDAMTALGYVHAQERLWQMELLRRIAPGRLSELFGGVALKNDKFFAGIGIEEASAKAIAKLDKNSESYKLTHAYLDGINQYLEEGVTPIEFTLVGVKKQKFTIKDVYNIFGYMSFSFAMAQKTDPLLTDIKNKYGATYLKDLGIEGEFNNTKIRISKEKTEEYTEISKSITAMLDQSPIPPFVGSNSWVVGPHKSKTGKVIFANDPHIGFSQPATWYEAHIVTPKHELYGCYLAGTPFPLLAHNRDYAYGLTMFENDDIDFYQEKNKADDASQYQTPTGFSKYKIRRKTIKVKDSSDVVLEVKITRHGPVMNDFIDLLGKKNPIAMSWTYTREPIQILDAAYGLSHAKNTTEFKKAVSLIAAPGLNVMYGDAKGNVAWWASGKLYRHNEGVNTHLILDGSSGKDDITKFLDFEENPSAENPEWGYVYSANNQPEAIDNGYLYPGYYLPEDRAKRISGILNAKSDWDKEGISKMIYDNTSDVAVETTKNLIASLDNKPLSNKEKEVINALKSWKGTTNIEDVATTIYNKWIYLYLKNTFEDEMGKDNFNLFLGISLGKQVIANQIKNENSVWWDNIKTKNIKETRTDVVSKSFHDAVVALQNQLGENISEWNWGKVHTVEHEHPLGKVKALRGLFNVGPFNSPGSNEVINNLFFGFNDEGKYYTKGGPSTRRIVDFSDVENSWSILPTGQSGNPFSKHYDDQAEMYNAGKFRKMKLNKDEIIKTSTKLILKPKK